In Episyrphus balteatus chromosome 4, idEpiBalt1.1, whole genome shotgun sequence, the sequence ATGGATAGGCTTgatcactgtgaactcatatctgtaaaccaattttttttttcatgaaagtGCAACATTTCGAGTTTTTGGCTGGTTTTAGGTAATCTATGATTTGCTAAAATTAAGAATACGCAGATAGCAATGAAACCGCATTGTTTTATGATGTCAGTCACATGAATGTTCCTACAAACCTTGTAACACGAACACGATTGCTccacattttaatttttgcgCATGTTTCTTGCATGAGGGACACGCTAttgtgtttatttaaaaaaataagaaaattatcttgtaattatataaaaaaaaacgttttattaCACTCAGAGTGTTTATTTGAAGATAAAACAATGTAGGTActgatctaaaaaaaatttaataataatttgtattattcttttgtttctttttcgcATACTAGTTACTAGTAAGtgattattttttgtaagtatGTACCtgcaaaatattaatataaatagaaaatattcaaatttaataaaaaaaaaagtatttaaaaaattaccgTGAGTTTCAATTTATTCCGTAAGACGAAGAGCTCTCTTCTAAGTCATCCATTTCAGATACATCTAGAAtagctttttgaatttttcgacGAAGCAGCATTCTACATCTATTTGATTTTAGAACTCTAAATTCAGATGCAATATAATCACCAAATACTTGAAAATCATCCACAGACTTATAATCATTTGCAGATTGTGCCTTTTCAAATAGAACTTCTTCATCATAAACATACGATTCACTGTGCTTCTTCATTTTAGTTGTTCTATGGTCTTGACTTGTAGATGGTGTATTGTCTTCAATTTCATGAAACGCATCATCATTTGATAATTCAATTGCAGGTATttcattttttagtaaaacttcATTGTTATACGAGGAAGAACTTTCtctttgtctcttttttttcattttaaatggtTGAATTTTAATTGGtggtttttcattttcttcttgaGTTTCATTTTCACTTGAGAGAAAAACCTGTAAGAATAAAAGCAATCAAGAAATATAGTTACCTActaactgtttatttttttgtccatATAGAACCTTTTACACTTAGATAGTTATTTTTACAGCGttctagagatgccgcgaatattcggccactattcggtattcggcttctttttttgatattaagtatTGTAATAGAATTCAGTAGACTAATAGCGGAAATTATGATTAGGCCAAATGACATAATTTCTAATACAAATTTGGAATGATTCATCTCATTTGGAGCTAGGAAATGAGGTAGAAGAAAATATATAGCTAAAATAtgcatattttaaataaattgaaagctTGAAAGAAAGCACTGATTGTGGAATatatttcttgtttaaaaacttataTCTTCAGATGTTTTTCTTAACTAACGATTTTCTATCCACGGGGTGTGGTATCTCGCATTTTCGCTGAAATATTACCAAATATTTTGGAGCTCTTGTATTAATTATCGAAGAATCTTGAAACAAAGTTGAATTGTAGAGCTAGTTATAACATAAGATTTTCTTCCAGGGGGCATGGTATTCTGCCCatgttttctttattattaaagagcacttctgattatcgtagaatcttgaaaataAGGAGGAGGGGCATGGTATCCATCATATCCACccattttttctaaattgttATCAAATATTTAAGAACACTACTTACCATAAGGGGTATTCaagattcgatgcaaatggtcttgtatcgttgcaaaagtgcaaaTGTGTAACATTTTACACTAAAACAACCATATATAtagactataattttttttacacttttgccataggtaccctaaccctattgcaacaaaaaaatacaatggtgcgaAATGTCTCTGTTGTAgtggtgaaaaaataaaattttacacctttttgttgCATCGCATAGTATCTTGAAATTTTATAGAATGATAGAGCTGGTATCTTATAcaaaagaaacattttaaaagagATTTTGTACTCCGGGTGCCTTAGCATTTGCGTAGGGTTGCGGAGTAATTGTCGGTATTTTTGAGGTGTTCACCGACAATCTTAAGAATGTGTCAGCTAAAATTTGGTGTATAGTTtccctacaaacaattttgcttctataaagctttatagaagcaacggtagcatctataaagctttatagaagcaaaattgttagttgggttaaCCTttttgtgcaaacaaaatttactcttttgttcaaagaagatttttttgatgtgttcttttttatttgaatataggGTTTGCCGTATTTGTAGGCCTACATTccttatattatttaattaatttgttttttaatttaggcTTTTATTtggcatttcaaaaatgttcttatttgatCATACCACTAAGCTGACCGTATAACTACTTATATATGTgccatttttcttttaaaatagggcTGCTTCATAGAAGTTTTCACAATCAACTAGTCtttcatttgaaaccaatttcaacctctaaccttatgagctaagtattTCGACGGTCACCTCTCCGACTATTACATATTTTTACCCTGGTCTACATTGCATTGAGACTATTCGCCATATAAACATTTGATTtagacaaaaaactttttcaattacATTATGACTCATCGTTAGCTTTGTTccattgggaggtggcaaagtacaaCTAGTtcactagcgattttcaatggaacgcactttcaacgaatacaatacaaatcgtatctacagTCTGGtacgttaacgaaatcttgaatgAAATACTTCGTTTTGCTTtacgtttttcagtacgcagctctagagAAAaaatggagagttttcactcatttggcacttactttttactgtcctgtgcatttttcctGACTCTAAGAGCAgtgtttacagtttttttttactttttattcatttatttattctttaaattaattttgaatttttttattttgactttgacaaaatactcgatgatatttttgagacttgaaaattgttcgtttcgcatcagcagcgtactaggctttaaaacCAAaccttagaacttggtacacttttatatatCTCAGTGTATATATAAGTTATCACAGTATAAGTTGTCGTCGCTAACAACACGCGCGACACAACTTAGCTGACACAACATGTTGTCGACCCCAGTCAACACGAGCCAGTGACCAGACTGCAGCGAGGGTTCCCACAGGTGGGAATTCCAGGAATATGAAGTCAGCAGTACTACAGTCAGCAACACTAACAACATAACAATAAAATTAGGTTTCTTTCGGgccaacaaaatatatataattgaGTTTACTTCTATCAATAAAAGAGCTCACTTCATTgagcaaaaagtacaaaaactgttttttttagttcatataATAAACAAATCCATAACTGGCGCCCGAGCAGATTATCGCGGAATAAATAACCGTTTACTGAAAACCCGtgcaaacttaaataaaataagtgaaacccggttaaagttaaaaaaaaaaaaaataaaagtgaattaaaacactaaatgcaaaaagtgaactaagacactaaaagcaaataaaaataaaaaaaagtgaattaaaacactaaatgcaaaaagtgaactaagacactaaaagcaaataaaaaaaaaaaaagtggataaaaagtggattaaaacacacaaaaagtgAACTAAGACAGTGCGTAACTCCCCTGAGGAAAAGAGGCCCCCCAGTAGCAACCAGCAAAAAGGAGGTGAAATTATTTACCAGCCGCCCAGGACATAAGGAAGATGATAATTACAATCATAATAGCGTAaggaagtttattatttttttaaaaaatttttttttctcaaaagaaaattatttttaatttaattaattcaaaatatattaaaataatacgacaaaatatataaataaatttatataagaatttacaaaaaaaagttacaaaaattaaataagaaataattacgcagtaattcaaaatatattaaaataatacgacaaaatatataaataaatttatataagaatttattacaaaaaaaaagtgacacaaattaaataagaaataattacgcAACAagcgaaaaaagaaacaaatttttatattacaaaaaatccaagaataaatattttttatatttcaaaaatattatcttcacaaaagtgtagaaaattttaaatcaagaataaatagttttaagaaaaatatataaacataaaaagtGCAACATGGCaaaccaaaacaataatttagttCCCCCACCTATTAACCCCCCTAATTTGAATATACCCCCTCCAAATCCACAACCACAAGGGAATCGACCACCACCACCTATTCAACCTGCCTTTATCGCTTCTCcggaattaataaatattatcgCTGAAGTAGTTAATTCAATAGTTAGGCCAGACTTTGATGCTGTCCCTACACGGGACCAAGCCATTCGCCCCGAATTATTGAACAATTTGGAAGAACTTGATAAGATACCCGATGTCGTAAGATCCTTGCGGGATTTTTCGGGTAAGTCAGGAGAATTCAGCTCCTGGCGTAAAAGTGTAGAAcgtatcttaaaaatttatgaacctCTCCAAGGTACACCAAAGTTCTACGGTATCTTGAGTATAATtcgtaataaaattattggtgaTGCAGACGCCGTATTGGAGTCGTATAATACTCCACTAGACTGGAGAGCAATTTCCAAATGTCTAACCTTACACTATGCGGATAAAAGAGATTTGGGTACTTTAGAGTACCAAATGACATCTCTTGTTCAAGGATATTCTTCAGTGCAAGAGTTCTACCAATCGGTATATAAACACTTGTCACTCCTCCTAAATAAGATTTCCTGCATGGACGTTGGTCAAGAGGCCATCTCTCTGTTGACTAGCAACTACAGGGACAAGGCATTGGATACTTTCATTAGAGGCCTAAACGGAGATCTTCCAAGACTCCTAGGCATGAAAGAGCCGTCGGACCTCCCAGAAGCCTTAAACTTATGCCAAAAActggaaaatcaaaaatttcgctCCCAATATGCGAGCAACCATCAAAATCAGCAACATTTAGGAAACtatcaaaaattccaaaatagaCGACAACAACCAACATTGTCCACCGGATATGCACAGAATAGGAGAACACCACAACAAAATGCTTTCTATCCAGAAATTGCCTACTTGCCACAACCTAACAACAGTATCCCTAATCTTGCTTACCAAAATAAGCAAAGAAATTATCCCAACTACCCCAACTACACGCACCCTAATTATAACTACCCCAATCCTAATTACCCTAACTATACACAAACACAACCTAACTATAATTTTCCCAATTTTGCTCCTCCACGCCCACCCAAACCCCAACCCAAACCGGAACCAATGGAGACATCAACTATCCACTCTGGTGCCGTAAACTACCAGAACCGTCCCCAACCGTTTAAATACGCTGGTAAAAGGACACAAGGGTTCAACCCTTCAGTTCAAAATATGGTACCTCAGAAAATCCAAAggaattttcatataaattctGAAAATCCAGTTCCATCATCTTCAAATATACCTCCAGATTTCACCCTGCAGCCAACTGGATATATCTCTCCTAACGATGCTTATGCCTTCTACCAACAACCAAACGTACAAGAAGCAGAAAACGATCCCGATCTTTATAATTATATGCAAGAACAGATTGAAGATCAGGAACCCGAAGCCGATGAATGTGACATTCATTTTTTAGGTTAAATGACTCTTCGCTGCCATACTTTCAATGCAGAACGAAGAGTGGACAACTACTAAATTTTCTAATTGATACAGGCTCGAGTAAAAATTACATCCAACCATGTTTGGTAGAGAAACCTCTTCCAAACGAACAAACATTTTTGGCAAAATCAATTGCAGGTAACATTGAAATAACGAAACACACGTTCGTTAacctatttaatttaaatgacgTCAAACTGAAATTCTACCTTCTCCCAACCCTTAAATCTTTTCATGGGATCTTGGGAAATgatagtcttaaaaatttacatGCAGTTATTCATACAAAAGATAATTTTATGTCAATTTTAGGCAAAACTAAAATTCGAATTAAACAACTTAAGTCACAATACGTAAACCCCATAGGTATAAAAATTGACCATATGTCAGAATCGCAGAAAAAAACTATAGCCACTAtctctcaaaaattcaaacctcTATTCGCTAATCCAAATGAAAAACTTACATACACAACAAGAGTCATAGGAGAAATACGCACCAACACAGATTCCCCAGTATACTCGAAATATTACCCTTACCCCGCCTCATTAAAAGATGAAGTGGAAAAACAGATAAATGAGCTTTTGGAAAACAATATAATTAAACCTTCTCGATCCCCATACAATTCACCTGTGTGGATTGTACCAAAAAAACCCGACTCATCAGGAAAAAAGAACTTCAGACTTGTAATTGATTACAGAAAATTAAACGAGGTCACTATCTCTGATCGTTACCCCATCCCAGAAATTAACGAAATATTATCCCATTTAGgtcaaagtaaatttttttcagttctcGATTTAAAAAGTGGTTTCCACCAAATTCCCCTAAAACGTTCCGATACGGAGAAAACAGCTTTTTCCATTAACGGAGGCAAATACGAATTCACCCGACTTCCCTTCGGACTTAAGAATGCGCCATCCATTTTCCAACGTGCAGTTGACAACATTCTGCGCGCTTACATCGGTAAAATATGTTATGTCTACATCGATGACATAATTATATTTAGTCAAAACGAAAAAGACCATGCATGTCACATAGAAAAAGTACTACACACACTATGCGAGGCAAACATGAAGGTACAACTAGACAAATGCCACTTCTTCAAAGAAGAAGTAGAATTTTTGGGCTTCATTGTATCGTCAAAAGGTCTAACGACAAACCCTTCCAAAGTTCAAGCAATAGCAAATTTCCCAATTCCAAAAAACCTAAAAGAATTACGATCATTCTTAGGATTGGCCGGATATTACAGACGGTTCATTCACGATTATGCTAAATTAGCAAAACCATTAACGAGGATGTTACGCGGCAAAGAGGGccacatttcaaaatttaaatcgagCAAAGTTTTAATTTCACTATCCACCGAAGCAATAGAAGCTTTTAACAAACTTAGAAAATCCCTTACTTCTAAAGATGTAATCCTCGCCTACcctgactttaaaaaaagtttcgaacTCACAACCGATGCATCAGAGTACGCAATCGGTGCAGTTCTCTCGCAAGATGACAGACCAATAATGTTCATTTCAAGGTCATTAGACAAGACAGAAGAACATTATGCTGTCAACGAAAAAGAAATGCTTGCCATCATTTGGGCATTGGACAGCTTCAGAAATTATTTATACGGAACAGCTCATGTTAAAATTTATACAGACCACCAGCCGCTTACATACGCTATGAGTAACAAGAATAACAATTCGAAAATGAAACGCTGGAAAGAAATCCTTGAAGAATACGACcacaaaattatatacaaaccaGGGAAAAGCAACGTAGTCGCAGATGCACTATCGCGTGCTCCACAAAACTCCGAAGTATTCTCACTTACCGCATCTCAACATAGTGACCAAAGCTCGTCGCATAATTTAATCCCTAGTGTTGAAAGCCCAGTTaacgtttttaaaaatcaaatctttCTTCTCATTGGCAAAGAAACAAAATACGAATTTAAAATCCCTTTCCCAACCTACCATAGACATATATTCACACAACCAGATTATACCATAGACCagttaatttcaatatttaaaagagTCTTAAACCCAAGTGTTATCAATGGTCTTTATACCAACGAATCAATTATGGGAAGAGTTCAAGAAATGTATCCGCTTCACTATCAAACTTTTAGAATTCGTTTCACTCAAACACAGGTTACCGACCTCACAAATGTAATTGATCAGAATGAAGAAATCTTAAAAGAACACAATAGAGCCCATAGGAAcgctaaagaaaacaaaattcaactccttttcaaatattatttcccAAAGATGAACGCTCGAATTTCCGAAATTATTAAACAGTGTAGAATAtgcaaagaacaaaaatatgaacGACATcctaataaaccaaaaattcaagaaaCCCCAATTCCACAATTTCCAGGCGATATAGTTCATATTGACATTTACTCAACAGATTCAAAACAGATACTCACTGCAAtagacaaattttcaaaatatgcgcaagtaaaaattattaaatcaaaagCTATATTCGATATAATTGAACCTTTAAGGCAGCTCATATTTTCCTTCGGCGtaccgaaaaaaataattttcgacaaCGAAAAATCATTCAATTCAGCAACAATATCCTTCATGCTTCAAGATCAGTTAGGAATCCAAATTTATACCACCCCTCCTTACAGCAGTTCGGTAAACGGTCAAATAGAAAGATTCCATTCGACACTCTCTGAGATAATGCGTTGTTTAAAAGCTGAACGACCTCGAATGCCATTTGATCAACTTCTTGATTGCTCTGTATACGAATATAATTACTCTATTCATTCTGTTACAAATAAAAGACCAATCGAAGTATTCTTCGGTAGGACTGTTACAACAGATCCGAAGCAATTCGAATCAGCAAGACaggaaaatattgaaaacctCCGATTGAAGCAGAGTAAAGATTTGCAAACCCATAATAAATCAAGACaagaattaaaaacatattCACCTGGTGAAACcatttatatcaaaattaataaaaggctAGGAACAAAATTAACCCCCAGATTTAGAAAAGAGATTGTTAAAGAAGACAAATCAACCACAGTTCTAACAAATTCAGGCAAAATAGTCCACAAAAATAACATTAGGAATTaactttttcagatttttccTTTGCGGTGTGCTAAgcgaaatacaaattttggattattccaattcaaaaattttagccACGAACATGGGCCCAGCAAAATTACAAATCGGCGCGTTAAGAATTATCCACGTCATCGACCTAGGCCAATACGAGGAGATCTTAACGAATATCCAAGCCGACATAGACCATCAAGTCAATAAATCCGATCCCAGTCTTCCCTACCTGTCCCACCAAATATCCGAAGTCCTCAAATccctaaataatttaaaacccaATAGAAATCCGAGATCAATGAACTTCTTAGGAAGTGCATGGAAATGGTTGGCCGGTACTCCGGACCACGAGGATTTCCGAATTATAAaagcacacacacaaaaattattacaaaataatgagaaacaaatcattattaataatatattaacaaaaaaaataaataaaataagcaaTATAACAAACAATTTAGTAGAAATTACTAAACTTAATGCAatccaaaaaaacgaatttctgtTAGACATTAAGTTCAAAGTACAAAtcataaaagaagaaataatcaATATAGAATACGCTCTACTTTGggcaa encodes:
- the LOC129918413 gene encoding uncharacterized protein LOC129918413 is translated as MPKMWPGNLTEALITKYQSYPQLWDTSSPYYSDKIKRQFAIQDISRHLDVSESAVKAKIHNLRTQYFQEVRKMKQKKNGIYGIKWRYFDDLKFISPPNDMVTSYSGDTMVFLSSENETQEENEKPPIKIQPFKMKKKRQRESSSSYNNEVLLKNEIPAIELSNDDAFHEIEDNTPSTSQDHRTTKMKKHSESYVYDEEVLFEKAQSANDYKSVDDFQVFGDYIASEFRVLKSNRCRMLLRRKIQKAILDVSEMDDLEESSSSYGIN